The Candidatus Defluviibacterium haderslevense DNA window GCAATATCGCTCATATTGATTCCTGAGATTAAACAACAAACCAATACGAATACGACAGAAAGTGCAAGATCAAATTCAGTATTGGCCGTTTTTGAAGGTATAAATACGGAGAGTCAATTAATGGGGATGAAAAAACCCGATGCACAAATATCTTCGGCTTCAACGAATGCTAAGGAAATTCAAGAATGTAATTACCCTCAAATTTTTTACACGGAAATTTATCCAGGCATTGATCTAATATTTAGAGACCATAATAATTTGCTCCAATATGAATACGTAGTAATGCCGGGTTTTGATTACAAAGAAATACGATGCAGATTGGAAGGAGCAAAAGATTTATTTGTTAATTCATCAGGTCAACTTTCGATTGTTACGGAAGCTGGAGTGATCGTTGAAGAAGCCCCACAGGCAAATCAAGAAGGTAAATTTTTGAACGCTAGTTGGGTTGTAAAAGGTGATCAAATAACGATATCTATATCAGGAGTAGACAATACCAAAGAACTCCGAATAGAATCTTTTTTCCATGGAGATGCGCCTAATAAAAATGGGATATAAAATAATTTCAAACACATATTTGTTAGCATGGTCTAACGATACGGATAGGTTGATATAATAAAGGGAATACAAAGGTCATTCTCTTCACTTACAGTCTTAGAATACATGTTATCTATATTAAGTTCTAGTTAATAACACAAATGACATTTTATTATAGACACGTTTATCACAGATTTGATTTTTTCAATTCCGAAATATAGATATACTTCACGTCGTCAACATAACGGAGAGGTACTTGCGACGTGCCGCCACTTGTTCTGAAGCCAAAAGTGTCTTGTCCTAAAATAGCTATACAGGTTAATAAATAAATCCTAAAATGACTATGCAATAGAATTTTTATTCCCAAAGTCCAAATTGAGGATTTTTGCCTTTTACCCCTCGAAACATATTTTCAATGGTTGCTAAATCTTCAGCGGCATTCTGGGTGCAATAAAAGGCTGGACAAAATTCGATATGTTTATCTGCAAAATTGAATTTGACAGGTATGATAGGAATATTGGCTCCTTTGGCAATGTAATAGTAACCTGTTTTGAATTGTGTTACCTTGTGTCGGGTACCCTCCGGAGATATGACTATAGCAAAAGCATCATGTTCATCAAAAATCTTGACATAACTTTCTACCAAATTATGGCTCTTCTCCCGATACACCGGATATCCTCCCAGGGCTCTAAAAATCCAACCAAATGGGGGCTTGAACAAGCTGGATTTACCCAAATATTTGATTTTTTCCAGTTTAAAAGCTGTTCTTACAATTATTCCTATGACAAAATCCCAATTAGAAGTATGTGGAGCTACAATAACAACAAATTTTTTTAAATCATACAGAGGTTCATAGCCGGATACTTTCCAATTCAATATTTTTAAAATGAATCTGCAGATTGAAGTCATATCTTTGCGATGCGTAGATTTAGAAGTATAAAGATAGAATTTCGATGGCGAAAGAGCAACATAAAATAGAAAACGAGAACAATAAAGATGATTTAGGCTTTGGTAAAGCATTTTCATCATCAAGAGGACGTTTAATTAGAGAAGACGGCAGTTTTAATGTAGATCGTGTCGGTACTAAAACAAAAAGTTTGTTCCATGAATTAATCGCCATGAAATGGCCTACATTTTTGTTGATGATCTTTATATTTTATGCTATTATCAATATTTTTTATGCGTTTATCTATTTTGTAATTGGCATAGATCAAATCTCCGGCATTGAAGCTGGAAGTTGGATGCACGAATTCGCTCAATGTTACTTCTTTTCGGTACAATCTTTCACAACTGTGGGATATGGTGGTATGCATCCTCAAGGTTATGGAGCTAATATTATATCTGGTATCGAAGCTTTGAGTGGATTGTTAACTTTTGCCATTATAACTGGGCTAGTATATTCAAAGTTTTCAAAACCTAAATCCAAAATACTATTTTCAAAACATGTCCTACTAGCGCCTTATAAAGATATTCAATCCATTCAGGTTAGAGTCTCTAATGAAATATCAAATAATATCCTGGATCTTGAAGCTTCTATGATCTTTGGATATGTCCCAAAAGACGGTTCAACCCGAATATTAAGAATCCTATCTCTGGAAATTCAAAAAATAGCTTTATTTCCACTAAGCTGGACCATTGTACATCCCATTGATGATAAAAGTCCATTAAAAGAACTTTTTGACGGCGATACCGATGATTTGGAAGTAGAATTCCTTGTCATTCTTAGAGGATATGATGAAAGCTATGGTCAACTGATCAATTCGATGAATGCCTACACTGAAAGCCATTTGGTAAAAAATGCTAAATTCGTGCCCATGTTTGAACTCAAAGACGGCAAGACTATGCTTTATCTTGAGAAAATTGATGAATTCATTAAATTGGATTAAACCTTTGATCAATAATATTATCTAATCACTAAACGTCAAATCCATTGAATCACGAAGAAGACCAACAGATACTTGATTGGATAGCCAATCCGAATACCTTGGAAAAGGGCTTCAAAGTTTTGGTGGAGAAATATCAACAAAAGTTGTATTGGCATGTCAGAAGAATGGTATTAAACCATGATGATGCAGATGACGTTTTACAAAACACCTTCATAAAGGTCTATAAAAGTATCGATCACTTTGAAGCTAAAAGTAGTCTTTATACATGGTTATACCGCATCGCGACCAATGAGACCTTGACCTTTTTGGACAGGAGCAAAAAATGGCAATATGATGGTATTGATGGTGCATCTGAACATCCGGCGATAAGTAACTTGAAGGCTGATCCTTATTTCGACGGAGATGAGATCCAGCTTACACTTCAAGAAGCCTTGCTCAATCTGCCTGTAAAGCAAAGACAAGTTTTTCAAATGAGGTATTATGAAGAGATGAATTATAAAGACATGTCGGATGTATTAGAAACCAGCGAAGGGGCATTAAAAGCTTCATTTCATCATGCTGTAAAAAAAATAGAGCAATTCGTCAAATCAAAAGAACGTATTTAATCATAGATAAGAATCGATAAACATAAAAATGAAAACCGAACCTGAATATATTCCAGACTTTTTAAAACCTAAACCGGTACAAATATTTTCTGTTTCACAGGACTATTTTAGTCATTTTGCGGAACGTCTTGAAGTCAACATGGAATCCAAGATCTTGTCTGAAATACAAGGATTAAATCACAATCCTTTCAAGGTACCTCAAGCATATTTCGAGCAAAATGCAATACACCTAACTCAATTAACTGTTTTAAAAAAAGAATCACATCACGTTCCTCCAGAATACTTTGATACATTAAGTTCTAATATTTTGAAGCGCATTGAAATTCAGAACAAGCCTGTTGTAAAAAAATCAATATTTAACAGGACGTGGATTTATAGCGTTGCAGCGATGCTTGTATTATCTGTCAGTTTATTCCTTATACAGATCAACAAACACAACTCAACAGAACTCAATTTAAATGTTATAGAAGAAGATGCCTTATTAGATTATGTATATGAAAATGCTTCTGATGAGGATGCTATAAACTTAATGGAAACTATGAACACTAATGATTTAAATTTATTAAAATTAGATGAATCACTCAATGATGAATCTATAGATGAACTTATACAAGAATACCAATAAACCAATAAACCTATGAAAAATAAAATATTTCTAAGCATTTTAGGATTGTGCATCATGAGTATAATACATGCTCAAGATCCACGTGAAGATAAGATGCAAAATAGAGAACGCATGCGTGAAAAAATCGAAGCTCAAAGAATAGCATACATTACTTCAAAACTCGATCTGAACGCTGATGAATCCGTTAAATTCTGGCCGGTCTATAATGAGTATACAAAAAAACGTATGGAACTCAGAAAATCAAGAAGAGACCTTAGAGATCAGGAAGAAATGAATGAGCAAGATTCTAAAAAATATGTTGAACAACAAATTGAAATTCAAGAAAAAGATTTAGCCTTGAAAAAAATTTATTACGAAAAATTTGGCAACATATTATCTTCACAAAAACTTGCTAAACTTGAAGAAGCAGAAAAAGAATTTACCCAAGAAATTATCAAGAATTTAAAAGAAAGGAGACGTGAGAACCGAATGAAATAGTTTTTTCATTATTATCCATATAAACTTTGTAAACTTTCTTCAAGTGACTTTAATCGGGTCTCACCGTCCATCAATTTTTTGCGTTCTTTTTCTAATAAATCTGGTGGCGCGTTTTGAACAAATTTTTCGTTAGTCAACTTTTTCTGAATAGAATTAATAAATCCTACAGTGTAATCAATCTCACTTTGGAGTTTAATTTTTTCTGCATCAACATCTATTTTAATTGGAAGGTCAACAAAATATTTGTGCCGCATTCCGATAAATGATTGGGCATTGGAAATGTCTTCTGTTGTTCGATCGACAGTAGATAAATTACCGAGCTTAATTAATAATTCACTGACGCCATCATATTGTAAAATATCTGGATGCTCAGATGTTAATATATACATTGGCACCTCTAAACTCATTTTAATGCCATATTTATTGCGAAGTTCTCTAATTTGGGTGATTACATTTCTCATTTCAGTGATGGTGGACAATAAAGCGACATCAGGTGTTTGAGCAATTGGATATTTAGAATTAATACAATCATCACCTTCATTTCGTGGCGTTAATTGATGCCAAACTTCTTCAGTAATAAAGGGCATAAAAGGATGTAATAGCGTACAAATGATTTCAAATCCTTCAATGGTATTTTTATAAATTTCAGCTGAAATCTCGGCACCATTTTTAGGTTTGATAGCTTCTAAATAAAAACCACAAAAATCCTCCCAAATAAAACTATACAATATTTTTAAGGCTTCTGACAATTTGTAGGAATCCATCAATTCATTAGTCTCTATGATGATTTCATTGGTCCTTTGTTTCAATAGTTCTGAAGCCAACAGATCTCCCTTCAGCACAGAAATTTCTGAATTTGGATGCCAACCCTTAATTAATCGAACGGCATTCCATATTTTGTTTGAAAAATTTCTTCCTTGTTCGCATAATTTTTCATCAAACAATAAATCGCCACCAGCCGGTGAACAAGCTAACATGCCAAATCGAACTCCATCAGCGCCAAACTCTTTTATTAATTCAAGAGCATCCGGAGAATTTCCCAACGATTTACTCATTTTCCGTCGAAGTTTATCCCGCACCATTCCTGTGAAATAAACGGTTTTAAAAGGAAACGTTCCCGTCCATTCATAGCCAGCCATAATCATTCGGGCTACCCATAAAAATATAATATCCCAGCCAGTAACTAATACAGAAGTTGGATAATAATATGCTAAATCGGCTTTAGCGTTGGGTCCTTCAAATACCGAAATGGGCCACAACCATGATGAGAACCATGTATCTAGTACATCTTCATCCTGTCTAAGATCGTCAATAGTAATGTGAGCATATTTTTTTTGGGCCAAGCATAAGGCTTCCTGTGGAGTAGTTGCAACAAAAACATCATCTTGATAATAGTATGCCGGAATTCTATGGCCCCACCACAATTGTCTTGAAATGCACCAATCACGGATGTTTTCCATCCAATGCTTGTATGTATTCTTCATGTTATCTGGTAGAAAATTTATGGTCTTGTCCATTACCGCTTGTAGAGCCGGCTCTGCCATTAATTTAGTGTCGACATACCATTGTAAACTAAGTCGAGGTTCCACAACAGCGTTTGTCCGTTCAGAACGACCAATGTTGGTTTGATAAGGTTCAACTTTGTCTAATACTCCGGCTTCTTCGAGTAATTTTTTAATTTTTTTTCTTACTATGAATCGATCTTCACCTATAAAAATCCGGGCCTCATCATTCAATGTACCATCTTCATTGAGGATATCAATAATTTCTAATTGGTGTTTTTTTCCCAATTCAAAATCATTCTGATCATGAGCAGGAGTTACTTTCAGAGCACCAGTTCCAAATTCCAAATCAACATATTCATCTTGAATAATGGGGATTGATTTATGGATTAATGGAATGATCACTTTTTTTCCATGAAACTGATTAAACCTCGGATCTTTTGGGTTCACTGCTACAGCGGAATCCGCCATTATCGTTTCCGGTCGTTGTGTTGCAATCGTAATATATTCATCCTGAGACCCTTCTACATAATATCTAATATAGAACAGTTGAGCCGATTCTTCTTTATGTAATACTTCTTCATTAGACAACACCGTTTTGGCTTCCGGATCCCAATTGACCATTCTTTTGCCGCGATAAAGTTTCCCTTTATTATACAAATCAACAAAAGCCCGGATGACGGATTCTGATCTGACTTCGTCCATTGTAAAAGCAGTTCTATCCCAATCACATGAAGCGCCTAATTGGCGTAATTGGTGCAAAATAATACCACCGTATTTATCCTTCCATTCAAAGGCATATTTCAAAAATTCTTCCCTGGAGATATCAGATTTTTTGATTCCCTTTTCACGAAGCATTTGGACCACCTTAGCTTCTGTTGCAATAGAAGCATGGTCAGTACCAGGAACCCAACAGGCATTAAATCCCATTAACCGCGCTCTTCGAATTAAGATATCCTGAATGGTATTGTTAAGCATATGGCCCATATGCAAGACTCCTGTAATGTTAGGAGGAGGAATAACTACCGTAAAGGCTGGGCGGTGATCCGGAACAGACTTAAAATATTTCCTTTCTTCCCAATAAGTATACCACTTATTTTCAATTCCATCAGGCTGATACCGGCTTTCTAATTCCATAATTATAACTTATTGTAACTTCACACATTTCAACTTAAACGGTACGTTTTTGTCGCTTTTTTTTGCAAAATAAAGCAAAAATATCGCCAAAAACCATTTACTATTATTTTATAACGAGGGATTTTATTTTTCCTCATTGATTAATTGTCATTAACAGACTGGTATCAGAACAGATCCAACCTAACTAATATTTAAAACGCCAAAACTTAGGCTTATCTTTTTGAAATTTTTGGACTACAAAAAAGTCTTCAGATGAATTTATTGACAAATTCTCTGTAAATGGCATCAATGTTAAATTGGCTATAATTTCTTTAACATAGGACTTATCCACTATGACAATAAAATCACCATTTTTATATAAGTCTAATTGTTTGTAAAATGATTTGAGGTCCGAATTATCATAATAAATAACTTCTTTACCATAGGAATCGACAATGGGTTGAAGAGTTAGAATATTACGTCTAAAAGGTGTAGTAAAAAAGGCTTTAATTTCTCTTTCCTTGAATAATTTAATTAATTTGATAGCACGCCATCTACCTTCTGAGGTAAGTCCCGGATCCAATCCTATGGAATCAATTTCAGCATGCAAAAGCAGATAAATAGTTTGTACCGAAGGATTTTTCAGGTCCTTAGAATAAACCGAATCTTTTGCATCATTTGACACAAAATAAGCTCCACGAATTGAATTCAATACAGGACTTCCTCCTTGTGCCCAAATCTGGATGTTAAACAAACCTATTAAAATAAAACAAGCAGATAACAATAACTTTTTCAAAAGAATGATACTATTTGAAGCAAAGATAGCTTAAAACAACAAGTACATAAAGCCAAAAGGCTATTTAACAGAGGATTAACGCATCTTTTGAGGCATTCACTTTAGTAGCAGCCCATTAGTTTTCAAATAGTACGCTAAAGATTACTGCTTTGTTAAATTACCTGTTGTAAGTGTTTCATGATTCAATGAAATCTTATACCAATATGACCCAGATGGCAAGGTAAAAGTAGGTACTTCAAAATGTGAACTAACGAATTGTGAATGAACCAACTTACCTTCTGTATTAAACAATTCAAAAATGGCATGTTGAAATTGATGCATTTCTGATTCCGGAATATCAACTATGAAAGAACTATTAAATGGGTTAGGTTTTGTTTGAACTATATGAAACATTTTTTCAGGATCCAAAACACCGGTAAGCTTTTCTTCATAACTGATGACCAGTGTAGGCCACAGGGATTCATCTAAATTTTCACTAGAAGCAAACAATGCTAATTTAAAAGGTGCTTCATTAGCTAAAGTCATCATAAATCCATAATTTGTATTCAATGAATCTCTCATATCTTTAACCAAATCAGTAACATCGATGACATAATTTTGTCGGTTATAAGAATTTGTCCGAGTTGCAGCTACCCGTTTATCAGAAGTAGTGGTGGGTTGATTAGACCATGTCACGAGATTGGATTCCCAAAAACCAGTAATTCGTTCTACCCAAAATTCATTATTTCCTTCATGAATATAATTCGTACCTGAAATGGTATCGTGATATGGATTAAAGTACATCAACAATTTAGCACTTTTTATATTCGCTTTAGCGGGCAATAAAGACATATCAAATTTCAAAAGAACTCTACAAGAAAAAGGATTGTTTCCCAGAGTCCATGCATAAGGAAAAAGAGAAGGACTTTTATCATAATTCAAGTTAATTAAAGAATGTACATAAGTATCTTCAACAAGGCAATTATGTCTATTTAAAATCAAGGATTTTTGGGCAAACAAAACTTGGACAGTCAATAGCCAAATAAAGGGTAAAAAAGATAATGAGATGGATTTATTTTTCATATATAATAGTTTAACAATTGAAGATAAAGATAGACAAAACTAAATAAAATTAAATGAAATTATATCAAATAATGAAACCTACTTTTAGAATGTGTCTATTTAGAAGATTTATTCCAAAGCTGTAATATCTCCTCGGATATCAATTGAAACTTAAAGTAAGGCAGAAAAGAGGATGACATCTAGATAAACAACAAAGAATTCCAGGAAAATTTGATGACTTCTTTGGAAAAATGATAAACCAAATTAATATTTATAAAATCAAATCCAATATATTGTTCAGTGAATGCTATGCGAATAAAGTTATTGAAACAAAAGAAATAAACTCATCTAATCAGACCGCCAAATTAGGTGAATCTTTAAAAGGTGACCTTTGGGTCCAAGTCTCATTTGGTTTTAGAAATTCCAATAAATGAGGAATAACCTTATTATAAATTCTTGACCTATGTGCAATATAAGAATAATAA harbors:
- a CDS encoding 1-acyl-sn-glycerol-3-phosphate acyltransferase; translation: MTSICRFILKILNWKVSGYEPLYDLKKFVVIVAPHTSNWDFVIGIIVRTAFKLEKIKYLGKSSLFKPPFGWIFRALGGYPVYREKSHNLVESYVKIFDEHDAFAIVISPEGTRHKVTQFKTGYYYIAKGANIPIIPVKFNFADKHIEFCPAFYCTQNAAEDLATIENMFRGVKGKNPQFGLWE
- a CDS encoding transporter, whose product is MAKEQHKIENENNKDDLGFGKAFSSSRGRLIREDGSFNVDRVGTKTKSLFHELIAMKWPTFLLMIFIFYAIINIFYAFIYFVIGIDQISGIEAGSWMHEFAQCYFFSVQSFTTVGYGGMHPQGYGANIISGIEALSGLLTFAIITGLVYSKFSKPKSKILFSKHVLLAPYKDIQSIQVRVSNEISNNILDLEASMIFGYVPKDGSTRILRILSLEIQKIALFPLSWTIVHPIDDKSPLKELFDGDTDDLEVEFLVILRGYDESYGQLINSMNAYTESHLVKNAKFVPMFELKDGKTMLYLEKIDEFIKLD
- a CDS encoding RNA polymerase sigma factor codes for the protein MNHEEDQQILDWIANPNTLEKGFKVLVEKYQQKLYWHVRRMVLNHDDADDVLQNTFIKVYKSIDHFEAKSSLYTWLYRIATNETLTFLDRSKKWQYDGIDGASEHPAISNLKADPYFDGDEIQLTLQEALLNLPVKQRQVFQMRYYEEMNYKDMSDVLETSEGALKASFHHAVKKIEQFVKSKERI
- a CDS encoding valine--tRNA ligase, which encodes MELESRYQPDGIENKWYTYWEERKYFKSVPDHRPAFTVVIPPPNITGVLHMGHMLNNTIQDILIRRARLMGFNACWVPGTDHASIATEAKVVQMLREKGIKKSDISREEFLKYAFEWKDKYGGIILHQLRQLGASCDWDRTAFTMDEVRSESVIRAFVDLYNKGKLYRGKRMVNWDPEAKTVLSNEEVLHKEESAQLFYIRYYVEGSQDEYITIATQRPETIMADSAVAVNPKDPRFNQFHGKKVIIPLIHKSIPIIQDEYVDLEFGTGALKVTPAHDQNDFELGKKHQLEIIDILNEDGTLNDEARIFIGEDRFIVRKKIKKLLEEAGVLDKVEPYQTNIGRSERTNAVVEPRLSLQWYVDTKLMAEPALQAVMDKTINFLPDNMKNTYKHWMENIRDWCISRQLWWGHRIPAYYYQDDVFVATTPQEALCLAQKKYAHITIDDLRQDEDVLDTWFSSWLWPISVFEGPNAKADLAYYYPTSVLVTGWDIIFLWVARMIMAGYEWTGTFPFKTVYFTGMVRDKLRRKMSKSLGNSPDALELIKEFGADGVRFGMLACSPAGGDLLFDEKLCEQGRNFSNKIWNAVRLIKGWHPNSEISVLKGDLLASELLKQRTNEIIIETNELMDSYKLSEALKILYSFIWEDFCGFYLEAIKPKNGAEISAEIYKNTIEGFEIICTLLHPFMPFITEEVWHQLTPRNEGDDCINSKYPIAQTPDVALLSTITEMRNVITQIRELRNKYGIKMSLEVPMYILTSEHPDILQYDGVSELLIKLGNLSTVDRTTEDISNAQSFIGMRHKYFVDLPIKIDVDAEKIKLQSEIDYTVGFINSIQKKLTNEKFVQNAPPDLLEKERKKLMDGETRLKSLEESLQSLYG
- a CDS encoding histidine phosphatase family protein; its protein translation is MKKLLLSACFILIGLFNIQIWAQGGSPVLNSIRGAYFVSNDAKDSVYSKDLKNPSVQTIYLLLHAEIDSIGLDPGLTSEGRWRAIKLIKLFKEREIKAFFTTPFRRNILTLQPIVDSYGKEVIYYDNSDLKSFYKQLDLYKNGDFIVIVDKSYVKEIIANLTLMPFTENLSINSSEDFFVVQKFQKDKPKFWRFKY
- a CDS encoding T9SS type A sorting domain-containing protein, translated to MKNKSISLSFLPFIWLLTVQVLFAQKSLILNRHNCLVEDTYVHSLINLNYDKSPSLFPYAWTLGNNPFSCRVLLKFDMSLLPAKANIKSAKLLMYFNPYHDTISGTNYIHEGNNEFWVERITGFWESNLVTWSNQPTTTSDKRVAATRTNSYNRQNYVIDVTDLVKDMRDSLNTNYGFMMTLANEAPFKLALFASSENLDESLWPTLVISYEEKLTGVLDPEKMFHIVQTKPNPFNSSFIVDIPESEMHQFQHAIFELFNTEGKLVHSQFVSSHFEVPTFTLPSGSYWYKISLNHETLTTGNLTKQ